The Thermoflexus sp. genome includes the window TGGCCGGTCAGGTCCACCTCAATGGCGGAGTTGATGGCTACCATGCGCTCGTTCTGGGCGATAACGAACGGATCGTTCACATAGTCGGTGGGATGCAATTCGATAATCGGGTTGTCGTGAGCGAACTCATACAGTCGCCGCGTGCCCAGCATAAAGCCCGCCACGATCTTCCCCGGATGAAGGGTCTTCCGCTCCCCGGTGATCACTCCTCTCTCCACCAGGTCGATGATCCCATCAGAGAACAACTCGGTGTGGACCCCCAGGTCCTTGTGGTGGATGAGGGACCGGAGCACCGCGTCCGGGATGGCTCCGATCCCGGTCTGCAGCGTGGCGCCGTCCGGGATCATGGCGGCGATGTGTTCCGCGATGCGTCGGGCGACCTCGGACTGCTCGGCCATATGGACTTCGGGGAGAGGATACGATACGGGGACGATGGCGGTGAGCCGGGAGATATGGATGAAACTATCGCCCAGGGTTCGGGGCATGTGCTCGTTCACCTCGGCGATCACCATGCGAGCGGAATGAGCCGCCGGCTTGGTGATCCCCACTTCCACACCGAAGGAGCAGAACCCGTGCTCATCGGGTGGCGAGACCTGGATCAGGGCGACATCCAGGGGAAGGCGACCGCTGCGGAACAGGCCGGGGATCTCCGAAAGGAAGCAGGGGGTGAAATCCGCCCGGCCTTCCTGGACTGCCCGGCGGACGTTATCACTGATGAAGAGGGTGTTCACCCGGATGTGCCGCTCCATTCCGGGGGCGACGTAATCCGCGGGGCCCACGGTGAGGACCTGCACGATCTCCACGTTCTCCAGGTTGGGGGCGTATTCCACCAGGGCAGCCAGCAACCGCTGGGGGACGCCACAGTTTCCGGACAGGAAGACCCGCATCCCGGATCGGATGTGGCGGCGGATCGC containing:
- a CDS encoding acetyl-CoA hydrolase/transferase family protein is translated as MEIYREKLMTAEEAIRRHIRSGMRVFLSGNCGVPQRLLAALVEYAPNLENVEIVQVLTVGPADYVAPGMERHIRVNTLFISDNVRRAVQEGRADFTPCFLSEIPGLFRSGRLPLDVALIQVSPPDEHGFCSFGVEVGITKPAAHSARMVIAEVNEHMPRTLGDSFIHISRLTAIVPVSYPLPEVHMAEQSEVARRIAEHIAAMIPDGATLQTGIGAIPDAVLRSLIHHKDLGVHTELFSDGIIDLVERGVITGERKTLHPGKIVAGFMLGTRRLYEFAHDNPIIELHPTDYVNDPFVIAQNERMVAINSAIEVDLTGQVCADSIGHLFYSGVGGQLDFIYGASRSRGGLPIIALPSTARLKDGTVVSRIVPMLKPGAGVTTTRNHVRFVVTEWGVADLYGKTIRQRARALIGIAHPDFREELERKAHELRYLRED